In Mus musculus strain C57BL/6J chromosome 14, GRCm38.p6 C57BL/6J, the following are encoded in one genomic region:
- the Esd gene encoding S-formylglutathione hydrolase isoform 1 (isoform 1 is encoded by transcript variant 1), producing the protein MVTISAPFPPRRRMALKQISSNRCFGGLQKVFEHSSVELKCKMRFAVYLPPQAESGKCPALYWLSGLTCTEQNFISKSGYQQAASEHGLVVIAPDTSPRGCNIKGEDDSWDFGTGAGFYVNATEDPWKANYRMYSYVTEELPQLINANFPVDPQRMSIFGHSMGGHGALICALKNPGKYRSVSAFAPICNPVLCSWGKKAFSGYLGPDESKWKAYDATCLVKAYSGSQIDILIDQGKDDEFLSNGQLLPDNFIAACTEKKIPVVFRLQEGYDHSYYFIATFIADHIRHHAKYLNA; encoded by the exons ATGGTGACGATCTCTGCACCCTTCCCGCCGCG GAGGAGAATGGCGCTCAAACAGATTTCCAGCAACAGGTGCTTTGGCGGGCTCCAGAAAGTTTTCGAACATAGCAG TGTTGAGCTGAAATGTAAAATGAGATTTGCTGTCTACCTACCACCCCAGGCCGAGAGTGGAAAGTGTCCAGCGCTTTACTGGCTGTCTG GTTTAACTTGCACAGAACAAAATTTCATATCAAAGTCTGGCTATCAGCAAGCTGCCTCAGAGCACGGCCTTGTGGTCATTGCCCCTGATACCAGCCCTC GTGGCTGCAATATCAAAGGAGAAGATGACAGCTGGGACTTCGGCACTGGTGCTGGGTTTTATGTGAATGCCACTGAAGATCCTTGGAAAGCTAACTACAGAATGTACTCTTACGTCACCGAGGAG CTTCCACAACTCATAAATGCCAATTTCCCAGTGGACCCACAGAGGATGTCTATTTTTGGTCACTCCATGGGAGGCCACGGAGCTCTGATTTGTGCTTTGAAAAATCCTGGAAAATACAGA TCTGTGTCAGCATTTGCTCCAATTTGCAACCCTGTGCTGTGTTCTTGGGGCAAAAAAGCTTTTAGTGGATATTTGGGACCAGATGAAAGTAAATGGAAG GCATACGATGCGACCTGTCTCGTGAAGGCCTATTCGGGTTCCCAGATTGACATCCTAATCGATCAAGGAAAAGATGACGAGTTTCTTTCAAATGGGCAGTTACTCCCTGATAACTTCATAGCTGCCTGCACAGAGAAGAAAATCCCTGTTGTGTTTAGACTACAAGAG GGTTATGATCATAGCTACTACTTCATTGCAACTTTCATCGCTGACCACATCAGACACCATGCTAAGTACCTGAATGCATGA
- the Esd gene encoding S-formylglutathione hydrolase isoform X1 translates to MVTISAPFPPRRRMALKQISSNRCFGGLQKVFEHSSVELKCKMRFAVYLPPQAESGKCPALYWLSGLTCTEQNFISKSGYQQAASEHGLVVIAPDTSPRGCNIKGEDDSWDFGTGAGFYVNATEDPWKANYRMYSYVTEELPQLINANFPVDPQRMSIFGHSMGGHGALICALKNPGKYRAYDATCLVKAYSGSQIDILIDQGKDDEFLSNGQLLPDNFIAACTEKKIPVVFRLQEGYDHSYYFIATFIADHIRHHAKYLNA, encoded by the exons ATGGTGACGATCTCTGCACCCTTCCCGCCGCG GAGGAGAATGGCGCTCAAACAGATTTCCAGCAACAGGTGCTTTGGCGGGCTCCAGAAAGTTTTCGAACATAGCAG TGTTGAGCTGAAATGTAAAATGAGATTTGCTGTCTACCTACCACCCCAGGCCGAGAGTGGAAAGTGTCCAGCGCTTTACTGGCTGTCTG GTTTAACTTGCACAGAACAAAATTTCATATCAAAGTCTGGCTATCAGCAAGCTGCCTCAGAGCACGGCCTTGTGGTCATTGCCCCTGATACCAGCCCTC GTGGCTGCAATATCAAAGGAGAAGATGACAGCTGGGACTTCGGCACTGGTGCTGGGTTTTATGTGAATGCCACTGAAGATCCTTGGAAAGCTAACTACAGAATGTACTCTTACGTCACCGAGGAG CTTCCACAACTCATAAATGCCAATTTCCCAGTGGACCCACAGAGGATGTCTATTTTTGGTCACTCCATGGGAGGCCACGGAGCTCTGATTTGTGCTTTGAAAAATCCTGGAAAATACAGA GCATACGATGCGACCTGTCTCGTGAAGGCCTATTCGGGTTCCCAGATTGACATCCTAATCGATCAAGGAAAAGATGACGAGTTTCTTTCAAATGGGCAGTTACTCCCTGATAACTTCATAGCTGCCTGCACAGAGAAGAAAATCCCTGTTGTGTTTAGACTACAAGAG GGTTATGATCATAGCTACTACTTCATTGCAACTTTCATCGCTGACCACATCAGACACCATGCTAAGTACCTGAATGCATGA
- the Esd gene encoding S-formylglutathione hydrolase isoform 2 (isoform 2 is encoded by transcript variant 2), with product MALKQISSNRCFGGLQKVFEHSSVELKCKMRFAVYLPPQAESGKCPALYWLSGLTCTEQNFISKSGYQQAASEHGLVVIAPDTSPRGCNIKGEDDSWDFGTGAGFYVNATEDPWKANYRMYSYVTEELPQLINANFPVDPQRMSIFGHSMGGHGALICALKNPGKYRSVSAFAPICNPVLCSWGKKAFSGYLGPDESKWKAYDATCLVKAYSGSQIDILIDQGKDDEFLSNGQLLPDNFIAACTEKKIPVVFRLQEGYDHSYYFIATFIADHIRHHAKYLNA from the exons ATGGCGCTCAAACAGATTTCCAGCAACAGGTGCTTTGGCGGGCTCCAGAAAGTTTTCGAACATAGCAG TGTTGAGCTGAAATGTAAAATGAGATTTGCTGTCTACCTACCACCCCAGGCCGAGAGTGGAAAGTGTCCAGCGCTTTACTGGCTGTCTG GTTTAACTTGCACAGAACAAAATTTCATATCAAAGTCTGGCTATCAGCAAGCTGCCTCAGAGCACGGCCTTGTGGTCATTGCCCCTGATACCAGCCCTC GTGGCTGCAATATCAAAGGAGAAGATGACAGCTGGGACTTCGGCACTGGTGCTGGGTTTTATGTGAATGCCACTGAAGATCCTTGGAAAGCTAACTACAGAATGTACTCTTACGTCACCGAGGAG CTTCCACAACTCATAAATGCCAATTTCCCAGTGGACCCACAGAGGATGTCTATTTTTGGTCACTCCATGGGAGGCCACGGAGCTCTGATTTGTGCTTTGAAAAATCCTGGAAAATACAGA TCTGTGTCAGCATTTGCTCCAATTTGCAACCCTGTGCTGTGTTCTTGGGGCAAAAAAGCTTTTAGTGGATATTTGGGACCAGATGAAAGTAAATGGAAG GCATACGATGCGACCTGTCTCGTGAAGGCCTATTCGGGTTCCCAGATTGACATCCTAATCGATCAAGGAAAAGATGACGAGTTTCTTTCAAATGGGCAGTTACTCCCTGATAACTTCATAGCTGCCTGCACAGAGAAGAAAATCCCTGTTGTGTTTAGACTACAAGAG GGTTATGATCATAGCTACTACTTCATTGCAACTTTCATCGCTGACCACATCAGACACCATGCTAAGTACCTGAATGCATGA
- the Esd gene encoding S-formylglutathione hydrolase isoform X2: protein MALKQISSNRCFGGLQKVFEHSSVELKCKMRFAVYLPPQAESGKCPALYWLSGLTCTEQNFISKSGYQQAASEHGLVVIAPDTSPRGCNIKGEDDSWDFGTGAGFYVNATEDPWKANYRMYSYVTEELPQLINANFPVDPQRMSIFGHSMGGHGALICALKNPGKYRAYDATCLVKAYSGSQIDILIDQGKDDEFLSNGQLLPDNFIAACTEKKIPVVFRLQEGYDHSYYFIATFIADHIRHHAKYLNA, encoded by the exons ATGGCGCTCAAACAGATTTCCAGCAACAGGTGCTTTGGCGGGCTCCAGAAAGTTTTCGAACATAGCAG TGTTGAGCTGAAATGTAAAATGAGATTTGCTGTCTACCTACCACCCCAGGCCGAGAGTGGAAAGTGTCCAGCGCTTTACTGGCTGTCTG GTTTAACTTGCACAGAACAAAATTTCATATCAAAGTCTGGCTATCAGCAAGCTGCCTCAGAGCACGGCCTTGTGGTCATTGCCCCTGATACCAGCCCTC GTGGCTGCAATATCAAAGGAGAAGATGACAGCTGGGACTTCGGCACTGGTGCTGGGTTTTATGTGAATGCCACTGAAGATCCTTGGAAAGCTAACTACAGAATGTACTCTTACGTCACCGAGGAG CTTCCACAACTCATAAATGCCAATTTCCCAGTGGACCCACAGAGGATGTCTATTTTTGGTCACTCCATGGGAGGCCACGGAGCTCTGATTTGTGCTTTGAAAAATCCTGGAAAATACAGA GCATACGATGCGACCTGTCTCGTGAAGGCCTATTCGGGTTCCCAGATTGACATCCTAATCGATCAAGGAAAAGATGACGAGTTTCTTTCAAATGGGCAGTTACTCCCTGATAACTTCATAGCTGCCTGCACAGAGAAGAAAATCCCTGTTGTGTTTAGACTACAAGAG GGTTATGATCATAGCTACTACTTCATTGCAACTTTCATCGCTGACCACATCAGACACCATGCTAAGTACCTGAATGCATGA